Sequence from the Stenotrophomonas sp. 364 genome:
TCGTTGACGCTGAACGGCTTGGGCAGCAAGGCCATGCCGGTGCCCAGGAAATCGTTGCGCACGACGGCGCTCTCGGTATAGCCGGTGATGAACAGCACCGGCAACTGCGGGCGCAATGCACGCGCCGCATCGCCCAGCTCGCGGCCATTCATGCCAGGCAGGCCCACGTCGGAGAGCAGCAGGTCGATGCCGCGCTCGGAATGCAGCTCCAGCAGCGCCTGTTGCGCGTTGATCGCCTCCACCACCTGGTAGCCCGACTCCACCAGCATCTCGCGCACCATCATCCGCACCGAGTCAGTGTCGTCCACCAGCAGGATGCGCTCGGACCGTCCGCGCGGCACCTGGGTGGGCTGCGGCGTCTGTTCGGGGCTGAGCAGCTGGCCCTCGGGCAGCAGAAGTTCAATCTCGGTACCTTCCCCCGGCTCGCTGGCGATACGCGCACTGCCACCGGACTGCCGGGCAAACCCGTATGTCATCGACAAGCCCAACCCGGTGCCCTCGCCCTGCGGCTTGGTGGTGAAGAACGGCTCGAAAACCTTGGTCAGCAGCTCAAGCGGAATGCCAGTGCCGTTGTCGAGCACCTTCACGCTGATGTAGTGCCCGGGTGCCAGCTCATGGTCGCGCTCCACCAGGGTGCGACCGGCCCGGATCCGGATCAGTCCCTGGCCAGCCAGCGCATCGCGCGCGTTGATCACCAGGTTGAGGATCACGTTCTCGAACTGGTTCGGATCGGCCACGGCCACCATGGGCTGCGCGCCCAGCTCCAGTTCCAGCTCGATGTTCTCGCCGATCGACCGGCGCAGCATGTCTTCCAGCGAGCGGATCCGCGCCACCACGTCGAAGGTCTGCGGATCGAGCGGCTGCTTGCGTGCGAACGCCAGCATGCGCTGGGTCAGGGCGGCGGCGCGGTGCGCCGAGGCCGTGGCGATATCGACATAGCGCGATGCCTTGTCCCAGGTGCCCCGGGCCACGGCTATCTCGATCATGTCCAGGCCGGAGATGATCGTTGTCAGCAGGTTGTTGAAGTCGTGCGCGATGCCCCCGGTGAGCTGGCCCAGCGAATCCATCTTCTGCGCCTGCAGCAGCTCGACCTCGGTGCGCTGGCGTTCTGCGATCTGGAAGGCCAGTTCCGAGGTGGCGCTTTCCAGTTCCTGGCGCTGCTCGGTCTCGCGCGCGTGGCGTTCGGTGGTGTCCTGGATCAGCACCAGGCCCTGGCCCGGCGCACGGTACGGCGTGACGCGCCATTCGGTGATCCGCGTCGATGCACCCGCGCGCAGGGTGAAGGTGCCCTGCCAGCGCTCGCCCTCGGCCAGCGCAACCTTCAGTGCGCTCAACGGCATGATCTGGTCGGCCAGCAGCGCATCCAGTCGGCCCGGCGCGCGGTCTTCACCGAGCAGCCGCACGAAGGCGTCGTTGGCATCAAGGTAGCGCAGGTCGGCGTCCAGTACCGCGATCGGCGCGTTGATCTGGCGGAATATTTCGCCAAAGCGTGCTTCGGCCTCGCGCAGTGCTTCTTCCGAGCGGCGCGCGCGCAGCAGCGTGCGCAACGTGGCCAGCAGCACGTCAGGATCCACCGGGTGGATCAGGTAGGCGTCCGCGCCGGCGTTCAAGCCGGTGATGAGGTCCCCGGTGGCGATAGAGGCCGCCGACACGTGCACCACCGGCAGCAGCCCCATGCGCGGGTCGTCGCGCAGCTGCCGCACCACGTCGAACCCGCTCATGTCCGGCAGGTTCACGTCCAGCACCAACGCGCCGAAATCGTGGCGGGCCAGCTGTGCCAGCCCTTCGCCGCCGGTACCGGCCTCTTCGACCCTGTAGCCGTGGTGCTCCAGCACGCGCCGCACCGAGTAGCGGGTTGCGGCGTTGTCATCCACCACCAGGATGCGATCAGAGTTCGGCACGGGGCGCCTCCTCGGCAAGCTTGTAGGGCAGCACAACATAGAAGTCCGAGCCTTCGCCGACCACGCTGTCCACGCCTACATGGCCGCCCAGCAGCTCGGCAAACCGCTTGCACAGCGACAGCCCCAGGCCGGTGCCGCGCAGGCGCTTCTGCAGCGGGGTATCCACCTGGACGAAATCCTCGAACAGGGTGGATTGCAGCTCGGCCGGAATGCCGATGCCGGTGTCGCGCACGCTGAAGCGCACTGAATCGTCGCCCTGCATGCGGGCCGAGACCACCACCTGCCCGTTGGGCGTGAACTTCAGGGCGTTGGAAATAAAGTTGCGCAGGATCTGCGCCAGCTTCTTGTCATCGGTGTACAGCATGGGCAGCGCCGGCGGGTCCTCGAACAGCAGGTCCAGCCTGTCCCCTTCCACCAGCGGGCGGAACATGCCGCGCAGCGCCGAGAACAGGTCCATCAGGTCAAACCAGGCCGGCGAAATGGTGATGCGGCCGGCCTCGATCTTGGCCAGGTCCAGCAGGTCGTCCACCATCTCGCGCAGCTCGCTGGTGGAGGCGCTGATGAAGCGCACCTGGCGGCGCTGTTCGTCGGTAAGCGGACCGTCCATGCCGTCTTCGAGCAGGCGCGTCATGCTCAGGATCGAGCCCAGCGGCGTGCGGAATTCGTGGCTCATGTAGGACA
This genomic interval carries:
- a CDS encoding response regulator, with amino-acid sequence MPNSDRILVVDDNAATRYSVRRVLEHHGYRVEEAGTGGEGLAQLARHDFGALVLDVNLPDMSGFDVVRQLRDDPRMGLLPVVHVSAASIATGDLITGLNAGADAYLIHPVDPDVLLATLRTLLRARRSEEALREAEARFGEIFRQINAPIAVLDADLRYLDANDAFVRLLGEDRAPGRLDALLADQIMPLSALKVALAEGERWQGTFTLRAGASTRITEWRVTPYRAPGQGLVLIQDTTERHARETEQRQELESATSELAFQIAERQRTEVELLQAQKMDSLGQLTGGIAHDFNNLLTTIISGLDMIEIAVARGTWDKASRYVDIATASAHRAAALTQRMLAFARKQPLDPQTFDVVARIRSLEDMLRRSIGENIELELELGAQPMVAVADPNQFENVILNLVINARDALAGQGLIRIRAGRTLVERDHELAPGHYISVKVLDNGTGIPLELLTKVFEPFFTTKPQGEGTGLGLSMTYGFARQSGGSARIASEPGEGTEIELLLPEGQLLSPEQTPQPTQVPRGRSERILLVDDTDSVRMMVREMLVESGYQVVEAINAQQALLELHSERGIDLLLSDVGLPGMNGRELGDAARALRPQLPVLFITGYTESAVVRNDFLGTGMALLPKPFSVNELLRSVRQMLPGV
- a CDS encoding ATP-binding protein produces the protein MSTANDQQLQQLRMEADALRAELDETNQGVLALYAELDQQAEQLREVSELKSRFLSYMSHEFRTPLGSILSMTRLLEDGMDGPLTDEQRRQVRFISASTSELREMVDDLLDLAKIEAGRITISPAWFDLMDLFSALRGMFRPLVEGDRLDLLFEDPPALPMLYTDDKKLAQILRNFISNALKFTPNGQVVVSARMQGDDSVRFSVRDTGIGIPAELQSTLFEDFVQVDTPLQKRLRGTGLGLSLCKRFAELLGGHVGVDSVVGEGSDFYVVLPYKLAEEAPRAEL